In Bacillus horti, the following proteins share a genomic window:
- a CDS encoding heavy metal translocating P-type ATPase, whose product MSADTQSTMKVTGMTCAACANRIEKGLGKIDGVEQANVNFALEKATVTYNKDKVKPVDLEAKINDLGYGVHKEKVDLVLTGMTCAACANRIEKGLSKLQGVSQANVNFALETGVVEYSPDETSISELIARVKKLGYGATIKEEAKEDAAKEEEVKQLSKFVFSLILTLPLFWTMVTHFDFLSFIPVSETLMNPFVQLALATPVQFYVGWQFYVGAFKALKNGSANMDVLVALGTSAAYFYSVYLSFEWLGTNEMMADLYFEASAVIITLIILGKLFEARAKGRTSQAIKKLMGLRAKNATVLRDGQEIEVPIDEVVTGDHVIVKPGEKIPVDGKVLKGQSAIDESMLTGESIPVDKKAGDQVIGATINKNGVLTIEATRVGRDSALAQIVKVVEEAQGSKADIQRTVDKVSGIFVPVVVLVAVSTFLIWYFAVEPRDLGAALVPMISILVIACPCALGLATPTSIMAGSGRAAELGVLFKGGEYLESTQAIQTVILDKTGTVTKGEPELTDVLVRAGEEEEFLRLVGAAEKNSEHPLAQALVKGITGKGIELPSASEFEAIPGYGIRAVVNSKELLVGTRKLMNKHQIQIEAALSDMEHLESNGKTAMLVAIDQQFAGIVAVADTVKDSSKAAVSRMKELGLEVIMLTGDNKLTAQAIAKQVGIEHVIAEVLPEEKSQEVQKQKDQGKKVAMVGDGINDAPALAVADIGMAIGTGTDIALEAANVTLMRGDLNSVVDAILMSKKTMRNIRQNLFFAFVYNTAAIPIAAIGLLAPWVAGAAMAFSSVSVVLNALRLQRVNTN is encoded by the coding sequence ATGAGTGCAGATACTCAATCAACAATGAAAGTAACCGGAATGACCTGTGCTGCCTGTGCCAATCGGATCGAAAAAGGACTAGGTAAAATCGATGGAGTGGAGCAAGCCAATGTTAATTTTGCTTTAGAGAAAGCGACGGTTACGTACAATAAGGACAAAGTAAAGCCAGTCGACCTAGAAGCCAAAATAAATGACCTTGGCTACGGTGTGCACAAAGAAAAAGTAGATCTAGTTTTGACAGGAATGACGTGTGCTGCGTGCGCAAACCGTATAGAAAAGGGCTTGAGCAAGCTTCAAGGAGTCAGTCAGGCTAATGTCAATTTTGCCCTTGAAACAGGGGTTGTGGAATATTCTCCAGATGAAACCTCCATTAGTGAATTAATTGCTAGGGTCAAGAAGCTAGGGTATGGGGCAACAATCAAAGAGGAAGCGAAGGAAGATGCAGCTAAGGAAGAAGAAGTTAAACAGCTTTCAAAGTTTGTGTTCTCGCTTATTTTAACCCTTCCCTTATTCTGGACAATGGTGACTCATTTCGATTTCCTATCCTTCATTCCTGTCTCGGAGACACTGATGAACCCATTTGTTCAGCTAGCTTTGGCTACTCCCGTTCAATTTTATGTGGGCTGGCAATTCTATGTAGGGGCGTTTAAAGCGTTAAAGAATGGTAGTGCGAATATGGATGTTTTGGTTGCTTTAGGAACCTCCGCTGCTTATTTTTACAGCGTCTACCTGTCGTTTGAGTGGTTAGGAACGAATGAGATGATGGCCGATCTGTACTTTGAAGCGTCTGCTGTCATCATCACACTGATTATTCTTGGTAAGCTATTCGAAGCTCGTGCCAAAGGACGTACATCTCAAGCGATTAAAAAGCTTATGGGCTTAAGAGCCAAAAACGCCACGGTTTTACGTGACGGACAGGAAATTGAGGTTCCGATTGATGAAGTTGTTACCGGTGATCACGTCATCGTTAAGCCCGGTGAGAAAATTCCTGTTGATGGGAAAGTACTCAAGGGTCAGTCTGCTATTGATGAATCTATGCTTACTGGTGAAAGTATCCCGGTAGATAAGAAGGCTGGAGATCAAGTTATTGGAGCGACAATAAACAAAAACGGCGTTTTAACCATTGAAGCAACTCGTGTTGGAAGGGACTCAGCTTTAGCTCAAATTGTTAAGGTTGTTGAAGAAGCGCAGGGCTCAAAAGCGGATATCCAAAGAACTGTAGATAAGGTATCTGGTATATTTGTTCCTGTTGTTGTATTAGTGGCTGTGTCTACGTTCCTCATTTGGTATTTTGCTGTTGAACCAAGGGATTTAGGGGCCGCTCTAGTACCCATGATTTCTATCTTGGTTATTGCTTGTCCTTGTGCTCTCGGATTAGCTACTCCAACGTCTATTATGGCTGGATCAGGAAGAGCCGCTGAGCTTGGGGTTCTCTTTAAAGGTGGCGAATACCTTGAGAGCACTCAAGCTATTCAAACGGTCATATTAGATAAAACAGGAACCGTAACAAAAGGAGAACCGGAGCTAACGGACGTACTGGTTCGAGCAGGTGAGGAAGAAGAATTCTTAAGGCTAGTTGGAGCGGCTGAAAAAAACTCAGAGCATCCACTTGCTCAAGCCCTTGTAAAAGGAATTACAGGGAAAGGCATTGAACTGCCTTCTGCCTCAGAATTTGAAGCGATTCCTGGCTATGGAATCCGGGCTGTTGTGAATTCAAAGGAGCTTCTGGTCGGTACACGGAAGCTTATGAATAAGCATCAAATCCAAATTGAAGCTGCCCTTTCAGACATGGAGCATTTAGAGTCTAATGGGAAAACAGCTATGCTAGTGGCTATTGATCAACAGTTTGCAGGAATTGTAGCTGTGGCTGATACGGTGAAGGATTCCTCTAAGGCAGCTGTAAGCCGTATGAAGGAGCTAGGTCTAGAGGTCATCATGCTAACCGGAGATAATAAGCTTACTGCTCAAGCTATTGCAAAGCAGGTTGGGATTGAGCATGTCATTGCAGAGGTTCTTCCTGAAGAAAAGAGCCAAGAGGTACAAAAGCAAAAGGATCAAGGTAAAAAGGTAGCCATGGTGGGAGATGGTATTAATGATGCCCCTGCTCTGGCAGTAGCTGATATTGGTATGGCGATTGGAACGGGAACGGATATTGCCTTGGAGGCAGCTAATGTCACGCTGATGAGAGGGGATCTGAACAGTGTAGTTGACGCCATTCTTATGAGTAAAAAGACGATGCGTAACATCAGACAAAATCTCTTCTTTGCTTTTGTTTATAATACAGCTGCTATCCCTATTGCTGCTATTGGGCTTTTAGCTCCTTGGGTAGCTGGGGCAGCCATGGCGTTTAGTTCAGTTTCGGTTGTGCTGAACGCGCTCAGACTACAACGTGTGAATACAAACTAA
- a CDS encoding nitrite reductase: MEAEKKITLAVNGGIGFGAKLSPKQLLTLAKLVEEDTEIELTTFQQLYIQIAESKVEQVKMELEAEGFSCYPVGAYVKSLRTCNFCKGAEEEGMPVAIELNRRIAGHPVPFTLAPAYTGCQNACGEPLVHDIGVIKRKDRYELYIGGKAKGEDARTAVLFQDQLTPDELYANVEQLLQIYQQNGKKRERFFKFIQRYGMERLKLEMGL; encoded by the coding sequence ATGGAAGCAGAAAAGAAAATAACGCTAGCTGTGAATGGGGGTATAGGCTTTGGTGCAAAGCTTTCCCCTAAGCAACTGCTTACTCTAGCCAAGCTCGTAGAAGAGGATACAGAGATAGAGCTAACTACATTTCAGCAATTATACATTCAAATTGCTGAAAGCAAGGTAGAGCAAGTAAAAATGGAACTAGAGGCTGAAGGATTCTCCTGTTATCCAGTTGGTGCTTATGTGAAAAGCCTACGAACCTGTAACTTTTGCAAAGGAGCAGAGGAGGAAGGGATGCCTGTAGCCATTGAATTAAATAGGCGAATAGCAGGTCATCCTGTTCCCTTTACTCTAGCTCCTGCCTATACAGGCTGCCAAAACGCCTGTGGCGAGCCATTGGTCCATGACATCGGTGTCATCAAACGTAAGGACCGTTATGAGCTGTATATAGGAGGCAAGGCAAAAGGAGAGGATGCGAGAACAGCCGTATTATTTCAGGATCAATTAACCCCTGACGAGTTATATGCTAATGTTGAACAGCTGTTGCAGATCTATCAACAGAACGGTAAAAAACGAGAGAGGTTTTTTAAGTTTATTCAGCGATACGGAATGGAGCGGCTTAAGCTTGAAATGGGTCTGTAG
- a CDS encoding MDR family MFS transporter translates to MNAAFSQLRSLPRGIPLMLLNGLLVSSSFFAFIPYLTYFLSQQLAWAPILVGTLLMVRQLSQQGLTFFTGLIADRFDYRWMITIGLWIRGVGFASFAFTEQPILLFAAAVTAGVGGALFEPVMQASLSALSTEKQRGMVFAFRKICNNMGIVFAALVGAWLINYDFFWLSIGSGVMFLLIGTLTLIRLPVIKVDLTTANFKEMGSTVLRDRPFLFFTGVVTCFWFLFMQLYVAIPLYIVELSGRADSVSLVYLIFAGVVILGQYPLQRLLEEWTPTRRFMVGFFLAGGGLFILGAIPHLTIFFIGLFIFSVGTMMVEPTIFDITSRLAKKGLLATYFGFAALGMAIGGGGSQGVGAYLLDVSYRMNFPLLWLICLVISLVAIVGSYKLSKQINPLFQKE, encoded by the coding sequence ATGAATGCAGCTTTTTCACAATTACGATCCCTACCTCGAGGCATACCACTAATGCTTTTAAATGGGCTACTGGTTTCAAGTAGCTTTTTTGCGTTCATCCCTTATCTTACTTATTTTTTGAGTCAGCAGCTAGCTTGGGCCCCTATCCTTGTGGGGACTCTACTGATGGTCAGGCAATTAAGCCAGCAAGGACTAACTTTTTTTACAGGATTAATTGCCGATCGGTTTGATTATAGATGGATGATTACCATAGGTTTGTGGATCCGCGGAGTAGGCTTTGCGTCCTTTGCTTTTACGGAGCAGCCTATTCTGCTTTTTGCTGCAGCTGTGACCGCGGGAGTGGGTGGAGCTTTATTTGAGCCAGTCATGCAAGCATCTTTATCTGCCTTAAGTACGGAAAAGCAACGTGGGATGGTCTTTGCTTTTAGAAAAATATGCAATAATATGGGGATTGTTTTTGCCGCCTTAGTTGGTGCTTGGTTGATTAATTATGACTTTTTCTGGTTATCCATAGGCTCTGGAGTTATGTTTTTGCTGATTGGTACATTAACATTAATTAGGCTTCCTGTTATTAAAGTTGATCTGACAACAGCAAATTTTAAAGAGATGGGTAGTACCGTTTTGCGTGATCGTCCCTTCTTATTTTTTACGGGTGTTGTCACCTGTTTTTGGTTTTTATTTATGCAGCTTTATGTAGCTATTCCCTTATATATTGTTGAGCTAAGTGGCAGAGCAGATTCCGTATCTCTTGTCTATCTCATTTTTGCTGGCGTTGTAATTCTAGGACAATATCCCCTTCAACGTCTGTTAGAAGAATGGACACCTACAAGAAGGTTCATGGTTGGCTTTTTTCTAGCAGGTGGAGGTCTGTTTATTTTGGGAGCGATTCCTCATCTAACTATCTTTTTCATTGGGCTTTTTATCTTTTCGGTGGGGACGATGATGGTGGAGCCTACTATTTTTGACATTACATCACGTTTAGCGAAAAAAGGGCTTCTAGCTACTTACTTTGGCTTTGCCGCTTTAGGGATGGCGATTGGGGGAGGGGGAAGTCAGGGGGTTGGAGCCTACTTGTTAGACGTCAGCTACCGTATGAACTTCCCGCTGTTATGGCTCATTTGTCTGGTCATTAGTCTTGTAGCAATAGTTGGAAGCTATAAACTATCTAAGCAAATAAACCCTTTGTTTCAAAAAGAGTAG
- a CDS encoding TetR/AcrR family transcriptional regulator — protein sequence MNGFERRREKKKDSIRQAALQLFMNHGMRRVSIGEIAAKAGVSQVTIYNHFGSKEELASHVIKHFLEEKWEEYLQQLEAPIPFIEKLNWFFLKRMQLFESFNLDFLEEFVMGHPDIAAITKEYELKARPLMIAFIEEGKATGFFNKELSLETILLYLNLYSTQMVTQLEQLPDDETKRRVYKELLSIFFYGIAGEKAEELKQTWSNQ from the coding sequence ATGAACGGATTTGAACGTCGGCGAGAAAAAAAGAAGGATAGCATTCGCCAAGCTGCTCTGCAGCTGTTTATGAATCACGGCATGCGGAGAGTAAGTATTGGGGAAATTGCAGCTAAAGCTGGTGTTTCTCAGGTTACGATTTATAATCATTTTGGCAGTAAAGAGGAGCTTGCTTCGCATGTCATCAAGCACTTTCTTGAGGAAAAATGGGAGGAATATCTCCAGCAGCTCGAAGCTCCTATTCCATTCATAGAGAAATTGAATTGGTTTTTCTTAAAGCGTATGCAGCTATTCGAGAGCTTTAACTTAGATTTTTTAGAGGAATTTGTCATGGGCCATCCTGACATTGCGGCTATCACAAAAGAATATGAGCTTAAAGCACGACCTTTAATGATTGCTTTTATTGAAGAAGGAAAAGCAACTGGTTTCTTTAATAAAGAGCTATCTCTTGAAACCATCCTGCTATACCTAAATTTGTACTCTACCCAAATGGTTACACAGCTAGAGCAGCTACCTGATGATGAGACAAAAAGACGTGTGTACAAAGAGCTCCTTTCTATCTTCTTTTATGGAATTGCTGGTGAAAAAGCTGAAGAGCTAAAGCAAACTTGGAGCAATCAATGA
- a CDS encoding alpha/beta fold hydrolase, with the protein MPTCQVNGVTLYYEVKGEGKPLVFTHGHSLYHKQWEPQVEYFSQFFKTIVWDARGHGHSTLPKGKVDPDDFSKDLVGLLDHLGIDSAILCGLSFGGHVSIQTAFKYPERVEGLILIGAPYTNRFNFYERFTTPISKFSLRLMSLKMVAKMTADMLSKINPDNHKLITDSFGLMTRDNFLRHWSGNLRMDSRGQLHKVKCPTLILYGDNDVMVGRQQQSLAEQIPNSTLKVISNAHHVTNLDNIHEVNEQMESFLKPFRE; encoded by the coding sequence ATGCCAACCTGTCAAGTAAACGGTGTGACCTTATATTATGAAGTAAAAGGAGAAGGAAAACCTCTCGTTTTTACACATGGACACTCTCTTTATCACAAGCAATGGGAGCCACAGGTGGAGTATTTTTCCCAATTTTTTAAGACAATTGTATGGGATGCGCGTGGTCATGGGCATTCTACTCTGCCTAAGGGTAAGGTAGATCCTGATGATTTCAGTAAGGACTTAGTGGGATTATTAGATCATTTAGGCATTGATTCTGCCATTCTATGTGGACTATCCTTCGGGGGACATGTGTCTATTCAAACAGCATTTAAGTATCCGGAGAGGGTAGAGGGGTTAATATTGATTGGGGCTCCTTATACCAACCGATTCAATTTTTACGAGAGGTTCACTACACCAATCAGTAAATTCAGCCTGAGATTGATGAGCCTAAAGATGGTGGCCAAAATGACAGCAGACATGCTTTCCAAAATAAACCCTGATAACCATAAGTTAATCACAGATTCCTTCGGCTTAATGACCCGTGACAACTTCCTACGTCACTGGTCGGGGAACCTGCGTATGGACAGCAGAGGGCAGCTGCATAAAGTTAAATGTCCCACTCTCATACTTTACGGTGATAATGATGTTATGGTTGGAAGACAGCAGCAATCCTTAGCTGAGCAAATTCCTAACTCTACGTTAAAAGTGATTTCAAATGCCCATCATGTGACCAATCTGGATAATATTCATGAAGTGAATGAACAAATGGAGAGCTTTTTAAAGCCATTTAGGGAGTAG